A window of Parasynechococcus marenigrum WH 8102 contains these coding sequences:
- a CDS encoding cryptochrome/photolyase family protein encodes MDITLVFPHQLFADHPAIQAGRTVALIEDPLLFGTDPQWPLRMHHQRRLLHRASMTVYAEQLRGRGFNVIHQRHDAAPDTQGHLQLLHSAGYRHVHLVDLVDHWLERRLNAFAESVALRVSVLPTPMLLTPADVLEKHFGTGKKPLMAKFYEMQRTRLGVLMDAEGRPVGGRWSFDADNRKKLPKDISVPPIPVATPSTVVNTSRQQLAQENLPGVGKLDGFYYPIDHKEASRWLDNFLDERLVQFGAYEDAISTQHQVMWHGVLTPMLNIGLLTPQQVLDRTLARAEVGDVPLNSLEGFIRQIIGWREFMAAMYRRHGVTMRNGNFWEVEDRPIPEAFYTGSTGLPPIDDAISHALDTGYCHHIERLMLLGNVMLLCGFHPTRVYSWFMELFVDAYDWVMVPNVYGMSQFADGGIFTTKPYVSGSNYVRKMSDYRKGAWCEVWDGLFWSFIRRHETFFRSQFRLAMMARNLDRMALETLLTHQRKAADFLDGLT; translated from the coding sequence GTGGACATCACCCTGGTCTTTCCCCATCAACTGTTTGCTGATCACCCCGCGATTCAGGCCGGTCGCACCGTGGCCCTGATCGAAGACCCGTTGCTGTTCGGAACTGATCCGCAGTGGCCCCTGCGGATGCATCACCAGCGCCGGCTCCTGCACCGAGCCTCGATGACTGTCTACGCCGAACAGCTACGAGGTCGTGGCTTCAACGTGATTCATCAGCGCCATGACGCTGCACCAGACACCCAGGGCCACCTGCAGCTGTTGCATTCCGCTGGATATCGCCATGTTCACCTCGTTGACCTGGTGGATCACTGGCTTGAACGTCGGTTGAACGCCTTCGCTGAGAGTGTCGCTCTGCGGGTATCCGTGCTGCCGACACCGATGTTGTTAACCCCCGCTGACGTGCTCGAGAAGCACTTTGGGACGGGCAAAAAGCCCTTGATGGCCAAGTTCTACGAGATGCAGCGCACCCGGCTGGGGGTGCTCATGGACGCGGAGGGGCGACCCGTTGGCGGCCGATGGAGTTTTGATGCTGACAACCGCAAGAAACTGCCCAAAGACATCAGCGTTCCTCCGATACCCGTCGCCACGCCATCGACTGTGGTGAACACATCACGACAGCAATTGGCGCAGGAGAATTTGCCCGGGGTCGGCAAGCTGGATGGCTTTTACTACCCCATTGACCACAAGGAAGCCTCCCGCTGGCTCGACAATTTCCTTGACGAACGCCTGGTTCAGTTCGGGGCCTATGAAGACGCCATCAGCACGCAGCATCAGGTGATGTGGCATGGCGTGCTCACACCGATGCTGAACATTGGTCTGCTGACGCCTCAGCAGGTGCTGGATCGGACCCTGGCCCGTGCGGAGGTTGGTGATGTGCCGCTCAACTCACTTGAGGGCTTCATCCGCCAAATCATTGGCTGGCGCGAATTCATGGCTGCCATGTATCGACGCCATGGGGTGACCATGCGCAATGGCAATTTCTGGGAGGTGGAGGATCGCCCGATTCCCGAAGCCTTCTACACCGGAAGCACGGGTTTACCCCCGATTGATGACGCCATCAGCCATGCCTTGGACACGGGTTATTGCCACCACATCGAACGGTTGATGCTGCTGGGCAACGTGATGCTGCTGTGTGGCTTTCATCCCACGCGGGTGTACAGCTGGTTTATGGAACTGTTTGTTGATGCCTACGACTGGGTGATGGTGCCCAACGTCTACGGCATGAGTCAGTTCGCCGATGGCGGCATCTTCACCACAAAGCCCTACGTGTCCGGCTCGAACTACGTCCGCAAGATGTCGGACTATCGGAAAGGTGCGTGGTGTGAAGTGTGGGACGGGCTTTTCTGGAGTTTCATTCGACGCCACGAAACCTTTTTCAGGAGTCAGTTCCGGCTGGCGATGATGGCTCGGAACCTCGACAGGATGGCGCTGGAAACACTGTTGACGCATCAGCGCAAGGCGGCTGATTTTCTTGACGGCCTCACCTGA
- the uvrC gene encoding excinuclease ABC subunit UvrC, with amino-acid sequence MPPLLTQPEVLERRLKEIPPEPGCYLMRDGEDRILYVGKSKSLRSRVRSYFRSRHDLSPRIRLMTRQVCEIEFIVTDSEAEALALESNLIKNHQPHFNVLLKDDKKYPYLCITWSEAYPRIFITRRRRFRSPLDRFYGPYVDVGLLRRTLFLVKRVFPLRQRPRPLHPDRTCLNYSIGRCPGVCQEKITSEDYHRTLRKVAMVFQGRSDELQRLLDEQMNRYAERLDFESAARVRDQLQGLDQLTADQKMSLPDSSVSRDVLALACDDRLAAVQLFQMRAGKLVGRLGYTADASALAPGLILQRVIEEHYSQVDAVEVPPELLVQHALPQQQLLEDWLTEQRERKVQIHCPKQRQKADLIELVQRNAEFELLRAKQGQEQQALATEDLAQLLEMPTPPRRIEGYDISHIQGSDAVASQVVFIDGLPAKQHYRKYKIRSSSIQSGHSDDFMAMAEIMRRRFRRWARAKADGVDVGALRHKGGSALQTDGLNDWPDVVMIDGGKGQLSAVMEALRELDLHEDLNVCSLAKQREEVFLPGESQPLESEPDQLGVALLRRLRDEAHRFAVSFHRQQRGERMKRSRLSDIPGVGPKRVKDLLAHFHSIDAIQMASVDLLSKAPGVGTALARDIHGFFHPAEEAGQDECSEEPRAHTA; translated from the coding sequence ATGCCGCCGCTGCTCACGCAGCCGGAAGTGCTTGAGCGTCGGCTGAAGGAGATTCCGCCGGAGCCTGGTTGCTACCTGATGCGCGACGGAGAGGACAGGATCCTCTATGTCGGCAAGTCGAAATCGCTGCGCAGCCGTGTCCGCAGCTACTTCCGAAGTCGGCATGATCTGTCGCCGCGCATCCGGCTGATGACGCGACAGGTCTGTGAGATCGAATTCATCGTGACCGACAGCGAAGCGGAGGCTCTGGCCCTTGAATCCAACCTGATCAAGAACCATCAGCCGCACTTCAATGTGCTGCTGAAGGACGACAAGAAATACCCCTACCTCTGCATCACCTGGAGCGAGGCCTATCCCCGCATCTTCATCACGCGACGGCGCCGATTCCGCAGCCCCCTCGATCGCTTTTACGGGCCCTACGTCGACGTCGGACTGTTGCGGCGCACCTTGTTTCTGGTGAAGAGGGTCTTCCCGCTGCGACAGCGACCGCGACCGTTGCACCCCGACCGCACTTGCCTTAACTACAGCATTGGTCGCTGCCCAGGGGTTTGCCAGGAAAAGATCACCTCTGAGGACTACCACCGAACCCTGCGCAAGGTGGCCATGGTGTTTCAAGGGCGCAGCGATGAACTGCAGCGTCTGCTCGACGAGCAGATGAACCGCTACGCCGAACGTCTTGATTTTGAATCCGCTGCCCGGGTCCGCGACCAGCTCCAGGGGCTCGACCAGTTGACGGCTGATCAGAAGATGAGTCTTCCAGACTCCAGCGTCAGTCGGGATGTGCTGGCCCTCGCCTGCGACGACCGTCTGGCCGCTGTGCAGCTGTTCCAGATGCGCGCCGGAAAACTTGTGGGGCGGCTTGGTTACACCGCCGATGCTTCAGCTCTGGCACCGGGTCTGATTCTGCAACGGGTGATTGAAGAGCACTACTCCCAGGTCGATGCGGTTGAAGTGCCGCCGGAGTTGTTGGTGCAACACGCTCTTCCGCAACAGCAGCTTCTTGAGGACTGGCTGACGGAGCAACGGGAACGCAAGGTGCAGATCCACTGCCCAAAACAGCGTCAGAAGGCAGACCTAATCGAACTGGTTCAGCGGAACGCGGAATTCGAACTGCTGCGGGCCAAGCAGGGGCAGGAGCAGCAAGCGCTAGCCACCGAGGATCTGGCTCAGCTGTTGGAGATGCCGACGCCGCCGCGACGGATCGAGGGATACGACATCAGTCACATTCAGGGCAGCGATGCCGTGGCCTCTCAGGTGGTGTTTATCGATGGCCTGCCCGCCAAGCAGCACTACCGCAAATACAAGATCCGCAGCAGCAGCATCCAGTCCGGCCACAGCGATGACTTCATGGCCATGGCCGAGATCATGCGCCGGCGCTTTCGTCGTTGGGCCCGCGCCAAGGCTGATGGTGTCGATGTGGGTGCCCTGCGCCACAAAGGTGGCAGTGCCCTGCAGACCGACGGCCTCAACGACTGGCCGGATGTGGTGATGATCGATGGCGGCAAAGGACAACTCTCTGCGGTGATGGAGGCCCTGCGGGAACTCGATCTGCACGAGGACCTCAACGTCTGCTCGTTGGCCAAACAGCGGGAGGAGGTGTTCCTCCCCGGCGAAAGTCAGCCACTGGAGAGTGAGCCGGATCAACTCGGCGTGGCCTTGCTGCGTCGCCTGCGGGACGAAGCCCATCGATTCGCGGTGAGCTTCCACCGGCAACAACGTGGTGAGCGAATGAAGCGTTCACGCCTCTCCGACATCCCAGGGGTTGGTCCCAAACGGGTGAAGGATCTGCTGGCGCACTTCCATTCCATCGATGCGATTCAGATGGCTTCCGTGGATTTGCTCTCCAAAGCCCCCGGTGTGGGAACAGCTCTGGCCAGGGACATCCACGGGTTTTTCCACCCTGCTGAGGAAGCCGGGCAGGATGAATGCTCAGAAGAGCCCCGTGCACACACCGCATGA
- a CDS encoding PHP domain-containing protein, which yields MSHPLRSVLADVGPDSCPGSFNFHCHTICSDGSLEPLELIRQASERGLSHLAVTDHHSARAFQPMADWLQAQRDAGAVVPTLWTGMEISCLLKGCLVHVLALGFEPGHAALEPYNRGDSVVGEALRADAVVKAIHTAGGLAVLAHPARYRLGHDVLIDEAARLGFDGGEAWYDYDMQTVWAPSPMICEAIDRQLANLGLLRTCGTDSHGIDLGGR from the coding sequence ATGAGCCATCCACTCCGTTCCGTTCTGGCTGATGTCGGTCCCGATAGTTGCCCGGGCTCCTTCAACTTCCACTGCCACACGATCTGCAGTGACGGCAGCCTGGAGCCCCTTGAGCTGATCCGCCAGGCATCAGAGCGTGGGCTCTCCCATCTGGCTGTGACCGATCACCACAGCGCACGGGCCTTTCAACCGATGGCGGATTGGCTCCAGGCACAACGGGATGCGGGGGCCGTGGTGCCGACGTTGTGGACCGGTATGGAGATCAGCTGCCTGCTCAAGGGATGCCTTGTTCATGTGCTGGCACTGGGGTTTGAACCAGGGCATGCGGCCCTGGAGCCCTACAACCGGGGCGACTCCGTGGTGGGAGAGGCCCTACGGGCTGACGCGGTGGTTAAGGCGATTCACACCGCAGGGGGCCTGGCTGTTCTGGCTCATCCAGCCCGCTATCGACTGGGCCATGACGTGCTGATCGATGAGGCCGCTCGACTCGGTTTTGACGGTGGTGAAGCCTGGTACGACTACGACATGCAGACGGTGTGGGCACCCAGCCCAATGATCTGTGAAGCCATCGACCGCCAACTTGCCAACCTTGGCCTTTTGCGTACGTGTGGCACCGACAGTCACGGAATCGACCTTGGTGGCCGCTAA
- the hemJ gene encoding protoporphyrinogen oxidase HemJ, whose translation MTLPPEAYLWFKTLHIVGVVVWFAGLFYLVRLFIYHVETAELAEDLQQPFRDQYSLMEKRLANIITTPGMVVAVSMAIGLLVAQPSWLQQGWMHAKLGFVAGLLAYHVACYRLMGQLQAGTCRLSGKQLRALNELPTLLLVIVVMLVVFKSQFPTGAATWFIVALVVFMAASIQFYARWRRLRAEAQAVTGS comes from the coding sequence ATGACCCTCCCACCTGAGGCCTACCTCTGGTTCAAGACGCTTCACATCGTTGGTGTCGTCGTCTGGTTCGCCGGATTGTTCTACCTGGTGCGGCTGTTCATCTATCACGTCGAAACGGCTGAGCTGGCAGAGGATCTGCAGCAGCCATTCCGCGATCAGTACAGCCTGATGGAGAAACGCCTTGCCAACATCATCACGACGCCGGGGATGGTGGTGGCAGTGTCCATGGCCATCGGCCTGTTGGTGGCCCAGCCAAGTTGGCTGCAGCAGGGTTGGATGCACGCCAAGTTGGGCTTCGTGGCCGGTCTTCTGGCCTATCACGTGGCTTGTTATCGACTCATGGGGCAGCTGCAGGCGGGAACCTGTCGATTGAGCGGAAAGCAGCTGCGGGCACTCAATGAACTGCCGACGCTGCTGTTGGTGATTGTGGTGATGCTGGTGGTGTTCAAAAGCCAGTTCCCGACCGGTGCCGCCACGTGGTTCATCGTGGCGTTGGTGGTGTTCATGGCAGCGTCCATTCAGTTCTATGCCCGCTGGCGACGCCTGCGGGCGGAAGCCCAGGCCGTCACAGGAAGCTGA
- a CDS encoding branched-chain amino acid transaminase has translation MHQFLPYAWFQGQCVPFEEARISIATHALHYGTGAFGGMRAIPDPQSSGSMLLFRADRHARRLSRSARLLLTDLSEATILEALTAMLQANKPQQPIYLRPFVYTSDLGIAPRLHDIETDFLIYGLPLGDYLSPDGVSCRISSWTRQEDRSLPLRGKISGAYITSSLAKTEAVQSGFDEALLLNSRGKISEASGMNLFLVRDGQLITPGVDQDILEGITRASVIELAKAMQIPVVERPVDKTELFIADEVFLTGTAAKITPIRQIESTQMNTDRPVMTALKTRLVSITEGRDTAYEHWVTRIPIA, from the coding sequence ATGCATCAGTTCCTGCCCTACGCCTGGTTTCAGGGTCAGTGCGTGCCTTTCGAGGAGGCCAGGATCTCCATCGCAACCCATGCCCTGCATTACGGCACAGGTGCGTTCGGCGGCATGCGCGCCATTCCTGATCCGCAGAGCAGCGGATCGATGCTGTTGTTTCGTGCCGATCGCCATGCACGGCGGTTGAGCCGAAGCGCACGGTTGCTGCTCACTGATCTGAGCGAAGCAACGATTCTCGAAGCGTTGACGGCGATGCTGCAGGCGAACAAACCGCAGCAACCCATTTATCTGCGACCGTTTGTTTACACCAGTGATCTCGGCATCGCGCCGCGGTTGCACGACATCGAGACCGACTTCCTGATTTACGGGTTGCCGCTGGGGGATTACCTCTCACCGGACGGCGTCAGTTGCCGCATCAGCAGTTGGACGCGACAGGAGGACCGTTCCCTCCCCCTGCGCGGCAAGATCTCAGGGGCCTACATTACCAGTTCTCTGGCCAAGACCGAGGCCGTCCAGAGCGGATTCGACGAAGCTCTGCTGTTGAACAGTCGCGGCAAGATCAGCGAAGCCAGCGGCATGAATCTGTTCCTGGTTCGTGACGGTCAACTGATCACGCCAGGCGTTGACCAGGACATTCTTGAGGGCATCACCCGGGCAAGCGTGATCGAACTGGCCAAGGCCATGCAGATTCCTGTAGTGGAACGCCCTGTGGACAAAACAGAGCTGTTCATCGCCGATGAGGTCTTCCTCACCGGCACGGCAGCGAAGATCACTCCGATCCGCCAGATCGAATCAACGCAGATGAACACGGATCGACCGGTGATGACCGCACTGAAGACGCGGTTGGTGTCGATCACCGAAGGCCGAGATACGGCCTATGAACACTGGGTGACCCGAATTCCTATCGCGTGA
- the cobN gene encoding cobaltochelatase subunit CobN, whose translation MHRLASCPGIDPPEDLVLVEQPPADVLLLSSAGTDLSCLEAVVQASPDWNSRIRALHLDNLSHPAQLDHYLASTATQARLIVVRLLGSRGHWSYGLEQLQRWSEEVADRQLLVLAGTVDQQGDLRGIGTVVPALADRLAALLREGGETNMARLLDAIQALLDGTPPDSEEIEVAPLADPFPWDWQDDPGATVGVVLYRAQLQAGDTALAQHLNQALRERGLRPRLIWVSSLRDPAVQAGVLDLLRSQGAQVVISGTAFASVTTEQAGLGSALWDSLDRPVLQLLTAGTSRERWQQSSRGLEPLDLSLQVVMPELDARVTTRPCAFRQARPPLSGLATAITTQQPDRDGINWLVEHAACWIDLQDTPAKHRRMAMVLANYPVRDGRVANGVGLDTPASVVNIIGWLADAGYQLGEHPIPSNGDRLIASLLAGRTNSAEGRYRPPLDHLPLETYQAWWDTIPSEAKARIVSRWGEPQQACDLDGERGFAIHGLRYGHLVVLLQPDRGYDPDQIADLHSPDLPPPHRYLAQYLWLREVHGSQVMVHVGKHGSAEWLPGKGVGLSAACGPNLALGALPHLYPFIVNDPGEGSQAKRRGHAVVLDHLTPPLGRAGLHGGLQKLEGLLDELVEARQLGGERTQVLETQVLSTLQDLDWPEIPSRRELKKNPDRLNSCLDQAETYLCELKESQIRTGLHRYGQCPDDAAMTELLMALARPPLQGQPGLTQLMAREAGLEFDPWSQDDGESLDPADRARLAALGCQRCRRVGDGSAWLEQQGLLILRQLVLHEQAVDLATPFRSLVETSAPLRQRCLELWKRLQACDEAERQGLMRGLEGRRIAAGPSGAPSRGRPDVLPTGRNFYSVDLRGLPTEAAWDLGRRSAERLLDLHLQDEGEPLRHLALSVWGTATMRNGGEDIAQLLALIGVRPVWDGPSRRLVDLEVIPADLLGRPRVDVVLRISGLFRDAFPQLVSWVNQAQQMVALLEEPEEINPLASLTRRDGPQGRIYGSAPGAYGAGLQALIDSGAWESRRDLGEAFLCWSQWRYDGSAEPVADRSGLEQALSSVQVVLHNQDNREHDLLDSDDYYQFHGGLSAAAEQVSGQRPQLWFGDHSRRERPRLHRLEKELDKVMRSRMLNPRWIEGMQQHGYKGAFEMGASLDYLFAYDAATDRVPDWCYGAVCDRWLADPVNQTFLSDRNPWVLRDMSERLLEASNRGLWTGARESQLALLKELISSSEARIERGALTC comes from the coding sequence ATGCATCGTCTTGCCAGTTGCCCGGGCATTGATCCTCCCGAGGATTTGGTGCTCGTTGAGCAACCCCCGGCGGATGTTCTGCTTCTCTCCAGTGCAGGGACCGACCTCAGCTGCCTTGAAGCAGTGGTGCAGGCCTCCCCGGATTGGAACAGCCGAATCAGGGCTCTCCATCTCGACAACCTCAGTCATCCGGCCCAGCTCGACCACTACCTCGCTTCCACCGCGACCCAGGCTCGTTTGATCGTGGTGCGCCTGCTCGGCAGCCGCGGCCACTGGAGTTATGGGTTGGAGCAGCTCCAGCGCTGGAGTGAAGAAGTCGCCGATCGGCAATTGCTGGTGCTGGCGGGAACGGTTGATCAGCAGGGGGATCTACGTGGGATCGGCACCGTGGTGCCCGCACTTGCGGATCGTCTTGCGGCCCTGCTGCGGGAAGGGGGCGAGACCAACATGGCCAGGCTGCTCGATGCCATTCAGGCACTGCTAGACGGAACGCCACCGGACAGCGAGGAGATCGAGGTGGCACCCCTGGCCGATCCCTTCCCCTGGGACTGGCAGGACGATCCTGGTGCCACCGTTGGAGTGGTTCTCTACCGCGCCCAGTTACAGGCCGGGGACACCGCTCTTGCGCAGCACCTGAATCAAGCCCTGCGGGAGCGTGGCCTTCGGCCTCGCCTGATCTGGGTGAGCAGCCTGAGGGACCCTGCCGTCCAGGCCGGAGTCCTCGATCTGCTCCGCAGCCAGGGCGCTCAGGTGGTGATCTCCGGAACGGCCTTCGCCTCCGTCACCACGGAGCAAGCCGGCCTCGGCAGTGCCCTTTGGGACAGCCTGGACCGACCGGTGCTGCAGCTGCTGACCGCCGGCACCAGCCGGGAGCGTTGGCAGCAGTCCAGCCGTGGCCTGGAACCCCTGGACCTGTCGCTGCAGGTGGTGATGCCTGAACTGGACGCCCGGGTCACCACCCGCCCATGCGCATTCCGGCAGGCACGCCCCCCCCTCAGCGGTCTCGCTACGGCGATCACGACGCAGCAACCGGATCGGGACGGCATCAACTGGCTGGTGGAGCACGCAGCCTGCTGGATTGATCTCCAGGACACACCTGCCAAGCATCGGCGGATGGCCATGGTGTTGGCCAACTATCCGGTGCGGGATGGGCGTGTGGCCAACGGGGTTGGGCTGGATACTCCGGCCAGCGTGGTCAACATCATCGGTTGGCTGGCCGACGCGGGTTATCAACTCGGCGAGCACCCCATACCCTCCAATGGCGATCGATTGATTGCGTCGTTGCTGGCGGGACGCACCAACTCAGCCGAGGGCCGTTACCGCCCCCCCCTTGATCACCTGCCGCTGGAGACCTACCAAGCCTGGTGGGACACCATTCCAAGCGAGGCCAAAGCACGGATCGTCAGCCGCTGGGGAGAGCCGCAGCAGGCCTGTGATCTCGATGGGGAGCGTGGGTTTGCCATTCATGGTTTGCGCTATGGCCATCTGGTGGTGCTGCTGCAGCCGGATCGGGGCTATGACCCGGATCAGATCGCTGATCTGCATTCGCCGGACCTGCCGCCACCGCACCGCTACTTGGCTCAGTACCTGTGGTTGCGAGAGGTCCATGGCAGCCAGGTGATGGTGCATGTGGGCAAGCACGGCAGTGCTGAATGGTTGCCGGGCAAAGGGGTGGGTCTCAGTGCGGCCTGTGGCCCCAATCTCGCCCTTGGTGCCTTGCCGCATCTCTACCCCTTCATCGTCAACGACCCAGGGGAGGGATCCCAGGCCAAACGCCGGGGCCATGCGGTGGTGCTGGATCACCTCACCCCACCCTTAGGCCGCGCCGGTCTGCACGGAGGCCTTCAGAAACTTGAGGGACTGCTGGATGAACTGGTGGAGGCCCGACAGCTCGGTGGTGAGCGCACCCAGGTGTTGGAAACCCAGGTGCTCAGCACCCTTCAGGATCTGGACTGGCCAGAGATCCCGAGCCGACGAGAGCTGAAGAAGAACCCGGACCGACTCAACAGTTGTCTTGACCAGGCGGAAACCTATCTCTGCGAGTTGAAGGAGTCGCAGATCCGCACGGGTCTGCATCGCTATGGCCAGTGCCCAGACGACGCTGCCATGACTGAGCTGCTGATGGCCTTGGCGCGTCCACCGTTGCAGGGTCAGCCTGGCCTGACGCAATTGATGGCCCGGGAAGCTGGCTTGGAATTCGACCCCTGGTCTCAGGACGACGGAGAGTCCCTCGATCCAGCCGACCGCGCGCGATTGGCAGCGCTCGGTTGCCAGCGCTGCCGCCGGGTGGGGGATGGCAGCGCGTGGTTGGAGCAGCAGGGCTTGTTGATCCTCAGACAGCTCGTGCTCCACGAGCAGGCCGTGGATCTGGCAACACCGTTTCGATCACTGGTGGAGACATCAGCGCCCCTGAGGCAACGCTGCCTGGAGCTGTGGAAACGCTTGCAGGCTTGTGACGAGGCAGAACGTCAGGGACTGATGCGGGGTCTGGAGGGCCGCCGCATCGCTGCTGGTCCCTCTGGGGCCCCCAGTCGTGGCCGGCCGGATGTGCTGCCCACCGGTCGTAATTTCTATTCCGTGGATCTCCGTGGGCTGCCGACGGAGGCGGCATGGGACCTTGGCCGCCGCTCCGCCGAACGCTTGCTGGATCTGCATCTTCAGGATGAAGGTGAACCCCTGCGCCACCTGGCTCTTTCGGTTTGGGGGACCGCCACGATGCGCAATGGCGGTGAAGATATCGCCCAGCTGCTGGCGCTGATCGGCGTCCGCCCCGTCTGGGATGGCCCCAGCAGGCGTCTGGTGGATCTAGAGGTGATCCCTGCCGATCTCCTGGGGCGACCTCGGGTGGATGTGGTGTTGCGGATCTCCGGTTTGTTCCGGGATGCGTTCCCGCAGCTGGTGAGCTGGGTGAACCAGGCACAACAGATGGTGGCCTTGCTGGAGGAACCAGAGGAGATCAACCCTCTGGCCAGCCTCACCCGTCGTGATGGCCCACAAGGACGAATCTATGGATCCGCCCCCGGCGCCTATGGCGCTGGGTTGCAGGCCTTGATCGACAGTGGTGCATGGGAGTCGCGCAGGGATCTGGGTGAGGCCTTTCTGTGCTGGAGCCAGTGGCGCTACGACGGTTCAGCGGAGCCCGTTGCCGATCGCTCCGGTCTGGAGCAGGCCCTGTCGTCTGTTCAGGTTGTGCTCCACAACCAGGACAACCGCGAGCATGATCTGCTCGATTCCGACGATTACTACCAGTTTCACGGTGGCCTCAGTGCTGCAGCCGAGCAGGTGTCCGGTCAGCGTCCCCAGTTGTGGTTCGGTGATCATTCACGCCGCGAGCGCCCCCGACTGCATCGGCTTGAGAAGGAACTGGACAAGGTGATGCGCAGCCGCATGCTCAATCCCCGTTGGATCGAAGGGATGCAGCAACACGGGTACAAGGGTGCGTTTGAGATGGGGGCGAGCCTGGATTACCTGTTCGCCTACGACGCGGCAACCGACCGCGTCCCGGACTGGTGCTACGGAGCGGTGTGCGATCGCTGGCTGGCGGATCCCGTGAACCAGACCTTTCTCAGCGATCGCAACCCCTGGGTACTGCGGGACATGTCAGAACGACTGCTCGAAGCGTCCAATCGAGGTCTATGGACGGGCGCCAGAGAGAGTCAACTTGCTTTGCTGAAGGAATTGATCAGCAGCAGTGAAGCAAGGATCGAACGCGGTGCCCTTACTTGTTGA